The genomic DNA CCGTATAGCGCATAGGATAGAACGTGGCAGAGCTCCGGTTGGCAAAAGTCATTTGAATTCTCGCCGTATAAGCAGTCACTCCAAGCACTCGAATTTCAAGAGAAACCCCCGAACCAACTGAAGGAGTGGTACCACACCCGGCAAGGGAAAACAAAGTGACCACAAGCACCACAAGCACCGCACATCCCCGTATCCACCGCATCCGCATGGTATTACCTCCCCGTTTTGGAACAATGGTAACCAATGGGGGTGTCAAAAAGTGGCAGTGAGGGGGAAGCCGGAAAATTTCTTGTCCTTGCAAGGGTGCTTTCTTCCAGCCACTGTGGGAACTTTCCCCTCTTCTTTTCCGGTTGCTGCAAGCGAGGTAATCTTCCGCCTTGGAGGAGAAAAAAGAGGCACTCCACCAAGCAAAACACGAGGTCCGCAACGCTTTCCTCTGTGTATCTTTAGGGAATGAAAGGCTTTTCTGCTACCGCAAGCAAAACAGGCTTACACCTTAAGAGAAAAGGGGGCTGCTGAAGGTAAAAACCACGATCTCGTGGCAAAGGTCCAAAGGCCGTACAGGAACCACAAGGATAACGAAAGAACCAATTCTGGAGAAGAGAAAAATCTCTTCCCCAAGGGGCCCTTAGAAAATGAGCGCTCTCTGTTTTCTCACGACTGCAAGACTACAGAAATTTCCCCAACCACTGTCTCTCAGAGTCCTAAGAATCAAGAAGGCTACAAAGCGGCAATTTTTTGTGGTACTCTTTCTACAGAGCATCTGGGATATTTTGCCCTTCAAGGAGGGTTTGGATTTGGCTCGAAATGCTTGCTTTTTCTGCAACAAGTGGGATGCGAAGGAAAAGGCCTGCACGATGGGATTCAAACCGGAGGAGTGTGCAGAAGCTTCATTTCTCTGCGAACGGTGGGGGGTGGATACCCGTGCGGTGGATGGAAGAGCACCATAGAGCTTATCTCTGCAACTCCTGCTACGAAGAACTCCTGTATGGGGAACTGGCTTTTGACGGATCCGAAGTTCAAAGGGATGAAGACCTCTTCCGGGGAATAATAGAAGGTGATGTCTGGGAATAGCAATTACCCGTCCACCACTTTCACCATACCAAATCCCTGAGGATTCTTGGAACCGAGTCCTGAGTCGTACGCCAGAAAGAAAAAGGACTCGGGAAGGTCAAGCTCATACAGGCCGGTCCAGCCCTTGATTACCGTGCTCCGGTACTTCACGATGCACAGGTCTTTCTTTCCCACCTTTTTGGGTTGAATCCGCGCGTCCTCAAGCATTTTTAGCCTTTCTTCTTCCCAACCCAGTGCTTTGGCTTTTCGAAAAAGGGAGGCAAGAACCTGACCCTCCCACTCTTTTTCCATGGGGTCGTAGTAGTAAGTCTTCTTACGACCGTCACCGGCGACTAAGGTGCTGTAAACGGTAATGGGAGAAAGCGCCCTGACAAGGACAGGACGAGCATAAGGAGGTGTCTCTTCCACCTCGAGAGCAAGGAGCCTACAGAATTCCGTTCCTATCCGGACAGATTCTTTCGTCAGAAGGTGCACCGCCAGAGAGTGCAGGAGCTCCTCACAAACCGAGCCAACGTAGAGCTCAACCGGTCCTGTAAATAAAATCCTTCCACCACTTATGCGGTACTGACCAATAAGCCGGCTAAAGGTGAAAAGGTGGAAGGACCTTTTGCCCAGGGAAAATCCCTCATTGTGGAACCGATGAGCAACGGCCTCATCGAGATTGCTGTATATGAAGCCCTGAACCGCGCTATTGTAGTGAATGGGAAGGGAAATTGCTTTTGAGTTAACCGAGGTAAGCCTAAGCTTCAGTCTCACCGAAGCTCCTCCGGTTCATTCTAAGGTATAAATCTTCATGCTTCCGATAGAAGGGCACCGCTTTGACATCCCACGCAGCCAGGGCGACTCAGAGGTAGACACCTCGAGGTCATGGATAAAGCCTCAATCCCCCATGGGTAGGCAACAAGGGACAGGGGTTAGAAAATGACCAATGGGATTTAGCTTCGGTGTACAGATCCCCAATCCCCAATCCCCAATTCCTAATTCCCGTCTTTTAGGCCCCTCATAGGTAGGCTACAAACGCTGTGGACGTCAAGGTCATGGGAACCTATGAGCAGGTTTCAATCCCTCATAGGTAGGCTACAAACGGCAAGGCCAATTCAGATCATCCCGGTGTTCTTCCTGTTTCAATCCCTCATAGGTAGGCTACAAACAGGAGGAGCTCCAGGAAGCATTCCACGATTGGCCAATAAGGTTTCAATCCCTCATAGGTAGGCTACAAACGATACCTCGGAAATCATCCCCGACCTCAACCTGAACTGTTTCAATCCCTCATAGGTAGGCTACAAACGATATTTGCCGCATTTACAAAGGACGAAATCAAATACGTTTCAATCCCTCATAGGTAGGCTACAAACATGCCCAGACTGTGGAAATGAATCTGCTCAAGCTGAGACTGTTTCAATCCCTCATAGGTAGGCTACAAACGGGGCTTCGCCCCTTAAACCCCAAACTGAGAGAGGGTTTCAATCCCTCATAGGTAGGCTACAAACCCGTTCGATAGACTTAAAATAAGGATTCCTTACAGAGCCGCTATTCACTTGCCAAGGTCCTCTTATGTTCATAAAACCACGTCTTTTTTCCTCTGTCAAGCCCTGGAGGAAAATTTTCTGAAGTGTCGTCGACCTCCAGGGGTTTTTGCGCTACCGGAGGTCGACGACAATCTGTTCAGAGGATGCCTATACTCTTCACAGGTTCAAAAAATCCACTTTTCCCCGCCTTTTTGAACTCCCAGAAGTTCTCTGCGGATATATCTCTGACTACCAAGGATGTAAAAGAGCACCGAGTCCTCCTTTGGGTTTATCACGCGGTTTAATTCTTTTTGCAACGCCTTGAAGGAAGCCTCGGTTAGTTCCCCCTCTAAAACCGAATTCTGTATCCAGGTAAGATAACGGCGGGCTACTTTTAGCACCTTGCCCACCCGGGCTACATCGACGTCATAAACCAGGATAACGTACATAACGGGTCGACACCCACGGAGATGAACTTACCATCGACTGACGAAGGGTTCATAGGTTTGCTCCCCTATAAGATGCTTCTCCAGCTTATACAGCTCCAGGCGCATGAGTGTCTGGTAACTCACGTTACGCTTAAGACGTCGGTGGTAAAAGGTGCTCTGAAGTTTTCCCTCAAGCTCCTGGACGTAAAGGCGACGCCCTCTTTCTCTCAAAAGACAGATTCCACCCTTGTTTTCAAAGTCTTCCACGTCTATCATCTTTCTCCCTATTAAAGAGAAGAGAACTCGGTCTGCGTATATGGGTTTAAAGATTTCTGCCAAGTCTAAATTTAGCGTGAAACGGCGGAAGTTAGTGGCATGTAAGTATCCAATGCGGGGATCGAGGTGCGTCCTGTATATCTCGGTGAGGATTTTGGTATACACCAGAGAGTTTCCAAAGCTTATCAAAGCATTGAGAGGATCAGCCGGTGGATGTTTGCTTCTTCTTTCCATTGTGAAAGGTGTATCTGCCAGTATGATGTTGAAACTTTCATAATAGCACTTTCGAGCATTCCCCTCTACAGCCATGGGCTCCTCCACATCGACACAACGTGGGAGAGCTTCCTCAAGGAAAGAAGAAATGGTGTCTATAAAGGATTGGAGCTCTTTACCCCGTGTCTGGTAGTAACGCAAGACCTGAAGCATGTTGGCCAAAGCCCCTTCCACGAATTTACGAGCTAACCCTAAACGTAAAACGGGGTCTAAGTAGTGCTCTGCTTGCTTGAGGATGAGATAACCGGAATCATAGTGCTCTCGGGGATAAAAGCTTCCAACGTAGTTTCCATAATAGCCGAAAAAGTGAAGGATAATCTCTTTCTCTTCCAGGAATTCCAGAAGTTTCTTATTGAGATCCACTTCCCCGAAGACATAGATGTCCCGAACACTCTCGATGGGAAAATACCTTTTGCCCCCCTCGGTCTCCACACAGATGGTATTATCCTTGCGTTGGAGCCTGCCACTTGAGAATAGGTAAAGAGTCTTCTCCAAAGGAACTCCCACCTCGCGCTAAGCCCAACAGAACTCTGCGTAAGCACACTTATTGCAGTAACGGTTACGGACAGGTGGGGGCGGTAGTGGCTGAGATGTAACCTGAAGTATTTCCTGCTTTATTGCCTCCACCTTTTCTTCCAACTCCAAAGTTAATACCACGGATTCTCGCCTTTTCTCCTCGGGGAAAAGAAGTTCGCCTTCAGCATGAATACCCATGTGTTTGAGCTCATAGAGATAGAAGGCCAACTGCATCTTTGCTGCTTCGAGGGCACGGGAACTCTTTTTGACTTCGGCCACCACGAAGTTCTTTCCCGCGCGACAAACAAGGTCCAGAGCCAAATGCTCAATGCGAACCTCTTTGTGCTCGCGGGCATAGGCCTGATCTTGAACGAGTCTCCCAATCCGAAGGAGTTCATGGCTTTCGTCCGGGCATATTTGATGGGACATGAGCCAAACTTTACGGGAGCAAATAAGATACGCGTGAACAAAGCTACCAATAACTGGTTGTGACATAGAGGTGTACCTCTCGCATCAAGGGATAAGCCTTAGTCCCTTATACCCACTCACCTTCCCACTCTCGATGCTCTCAAATAAGTGTGGCGTCCAAATCAACTTCTCCAGGCAACAAACCTAATTCAGGGTCATACGTAACATCTGCCAAAATCGTGCCGTCCTCAAGGAGTGTAAGTCTACCCGCACTTTTCAGCATCCAGAAAGTACCGGATGGGATGGGCACCAGCAGTTGCGTTGCTAACAGATACTGCCTTGCAGCACAATGCGTTCTATACTCCGTACAAAGACAGTAGGGCAACACTTCGCTGCTTTGAAACATGTTGCAGAATTGCTCTTCGCCTTCAGGTACATGATTCAGTGGACGCAGGGCTTGAAGAACATTCCGAAAAGCACTTCTCGCTTGTTCAAACCGCCTGCGTTCCCTGGTTGTCCAACCATCCCTATATACTTGCCGCACCCATTCAGTAGCG from Candidatus Caldatribacterium sp. includes the following:
- the cas6 gene encoding CRISPR-associated endoribonuclease Cas6, with product MRLKLRLTSVNSKAISLPIHYNSAVQGFIYSNLDEAVAHRFHNEGFSLGKRSFHLFTFSRLIGQYRISGGRILFTGPVELYVGSVCEELLHSLAVHLLTKESVRIGTEFCRLLALEVEETPPYARPVLVRALSPITVYSTLVAGDGRKKTYYYDPMEKEWEGQVLASLFRKAKALGWEEERLKMLEDARIQPKKVGKKDLCIVKYRSTVIKGWTGLYELDLPESFFFLAYDSGLGSKNPQGFGMVKVVDG
- the cas2 gene encoding CRISPR-associated endonuclease Cas2 codes for the protein MYVILVYDVDVARVGKVLKVARRYLTWIQNSVLEGELTEASFKALQKELNRVINPKEDSVLFYILGSQRYIRRELLGVQKGGEKWIF
- the cas1b gene encoding type I-B CRISPR-associated endonuclease Cas1, which codes for MEKTLYLFSSGRLQRKDNTICVETEGGKRYFPIESVRDIYVFGEVDLNKKLLEFLEEKEIILHFFGYYGNYVGSFYPREHYDSGYLILKQAEHYLDPVLRLGLARKFVEGALANMLQVLRYYQTRGKELQSFIDTISSFLEEALPRCVDVEEPMAVEGNARKCYYESFNIILADTPFTMERRSKHPPADPLNALISFGNSLVYTKILTEIYRTHLDPRIGYLHATNFRRFTLNLDLAEIFKPIYADRVLFSLIGRKMIDVEDFENKGGICLLRERGRRLYVQELEGKLQSTFYHRRLKRNVSYQTLMRLELYKLEKHLIGEQTYEPFVSRW
- the cas4 gene encoding CRISPR-associated protein Cas4; this translates as MSQPVIGSFVHAYLICSRKVWLMSHQICPDESHELLRIGRLVQDQAYAREHKEVRIEHLALDLVCRAGKNFVVAEVKKSSRALEAAKMQLAFYLYELKHMGIHAEGELLFPEEKRRESVVLTLELEEKVEAIKQEILQVTSQPLPPPPVRNRYCNKCAYAEFCWA